A region from the Aegilops tauschii subsp. strangulata cultivar AL8/78 chromosome 5, Aet v6.0, whole genome shotgun sequence genome encodes:
- the LOC109760901 gene encoding CASP-like protein 5C1: MDRGRSAGPGAVGSSGSLGLRIGQAACSSAALMFMSVGVEFFSYTAFCFLVTIMGLLVPWSCTLAMIDMYSILVGCPLHVPGVMAIVVVGDWVLSILSLAAASSSAAVIDVLLEFHGSHCAPRLCERYQLSAMMAFLSWLLTAASSLFNLWYIASR, from the exons ATGGATCGCGGGAGGAGCGCGGGGCCCGGCGCCGTCGGTAGCTCTGGCAGCCTCGGCCTCCGGATCGGCCAGGCCGCCTGCTCGTCGGCGGCCCTCATGTTCATGTCCGTTGGCGTCGAGTTCTTCAGCTACACCGCCTTCTG CTTCCTGGTTACGATCATGGGCCTGCTGGTCCCCTGGAGCTGCACGCTCGCCATGATCGACATGTACTCCATCCTCGTCGGGTGCCCGCTCCACGTGCCCGGTGTCATGGCCATCGTCGTCGTCGGAGACTGG GTGCTGTCGATACTGTCGCTGGCCGCCGCGAGCTCGAGCGCCGCCGTCATCGACGTCCTCCTCGAGTTCCACGGGTCCCACTGCGCCCCGAGGCTGTGCGAGAGGTACCAGCTCTCCGCCATGATGGCGTTCCTGTCCTGGCTCCTCACGGCCGCGTCCTCCCTCTTCAACCTCTGGTACATCGCCT